TCATTGACCAGAACCTCACGAGCTACTTCCATGTTCTGGTCATTCATCCCCTCTGGAAAATCAGGCAGGAAATTTATTTCCCCTTTCTTTGGCTTCTTGATCTGTGTGTTGGGAGGATCGCCATTTGTAGTGCCACTTCCTCGCTTGCCACCATTGACAGTAACATCAAGTCGACCCAGCTGCCGCATTTTGGTTCTATAATTACCCATTTTAAACTTAAGGCTATTTTTCCAACCGTTCCAGCCAGAGGGTGACCCGGTTTCTTTAAGGCATGGGTGTGTTTGCACTAAAGCCTTAGCAACAGTCTCAAAATCTTCCTTCGTTGGGTATGCTTTAAATGCATACATGGTCTCAGCCAATTTCTCGAGTATGTCATGCTTTAGTTCTTTTGTGACTTTAAGAAAGGTTGCATCCCTGAGATACTGCAGGTTACCTTGGCGTAGTCTATACTCTACATCGACTTGAAATTTTGGAATTTCAAATACCTCTGGCCACTGAGAACTTCTATCCAAAGAGATGGACAGGATCTCAGTGTCTGCTTGGCTGCTTGTGTCACTACATAATTCAGAACCTCCAGGGACTGGTACAAGCTCAATGATAGGGATGATTTTGATCGTTGGTTTATCTGGGAGCTCAGACAAGTCTGTGAGGTTGCATAATTCATTGTTAAATTCAGGATCTTGGTACTGTAAGGTAAAATTGTAATTTGTTTGGAGAGTGCCTTTGAGCCAGCTAATCAAATCTTCAAGTATGTATGGTCGAGGGTTCATTGTCATCTTTCTTATATCTCCCTCAGAGACGATAACTCGCATTGTTAATTTCTGTTCCATGGCCATCTGGGGGAAAAAAATGACAGACAGCTGTTTAGCAAAGTACAAATCGTCTCAGTGTCACCATAAGCTCTCCTTGCACACTGTATGCTGATAATGGGAAGACATCATTTAAATCTGACATCTTCAACACACACATAGAAGTAACACTATCACAATGAAGTTGGTAAGATCTCAAATGCTCCCTGTACCATGCGGCCAATTTGTGACAGACAAATAGAATCTCTACATTAACTGCAACTATCTTGTGAATCTGGACGAATGCAGGGAGACCAGAGCATGACCCAGAAGACAGTATCATGCCTGGTTGATACTTGATTCCATCTACACTGACAGATGCCGCTTCAAGCACCGACTCTGGTGTTGTAAAGTTTTGAGCAATTGCTGTCTGCACACTGTGAGGGAAGGTGGCAAGCAAAACTGGAGTTACCTTTGACATCTCAACTGATGGTCTGAAAAATGAGCTACAATCGAGATGGTAAATGACTGCCTTCTGGTGTCTTGTAGCAAGTGTCATGGCAACATTTTTAAAGTTCTGAGCAGTGCGAATTACCCTCTTAAAGAATTTATGCTTCCCCTCGAACCGCATTGTCCAAACCTCAGACAGGGGACCAAATTTCCTTACCAGCTGAGGATAATGTTCCACAAAGTGATGTTTTGGCCTTAAACGAAACTCTGGAAATGTTGACTGCAATAAGCGCCTGTGCTCTGCTATCTTACAGTCCAGAAAGTTAAGTGTCTCTTCTGTATGCGTTGGTGCTACAGCTAGCTCAGTAATATCTTTAAGCAGCATGAGAATTTCCCAAGTGTTGTCACCTTCAGGGACACAATGACCAATAAGAAATGGAAGGAGCCTTATGAGACACCAGTTCTCATGGCCATTTCCACCAATGGTCCCTTTACTGGAAAATCCCTTTCCAATAACCTGAGGTCGATCTGTTTTGTCACTAAATGAGTACTTGAAATACCTGATGGCCTGATTCAGCATATCTAGGGTGAAATAAGTCTTGCCTATCAGGTCTGTAAGGCAAAGGGACAATTCAACTGGAACAATACCTTCCAAAATATCATGCAAGATGTCAGGAGGGTACCCACTGACCACATGAAAGTGCTCAAGATTCTCAGTTAAAGGACATGCTCCTTTCACACCATAAGCTCGAGTCATTCCGGGGTCCTCTCTGATCTCTTGCACCTGCCTATCATGGGACTTTTTGTCTCGGAGCTGAAAGAAACCAGAACATACCTCTTGTTGTTGAGTGTCTCTACTGCTTGCCACGCAGAATCTGCAGAACTTGTCGACGGTAAAACTCTCCAGGAAACCTGCAAGAGAGTGGGCAGCAAGATTGTCAGCTGCAACATACAAGACTGTACCTTTCACACTTGCACCTAGTTGCTCCAGGTAAACGCCATTCTGCTCCAATAATTTTAGATCATAGATCAGAGGTTGGAAAACCTTTGCATAACCACACTCCTTGACTGTGGAGGTATTGCACAGTAGAGCAAGTTGGATAGAGCTGAGGGTTGACCGATATTTTGAAGGTATGTTTGCAATAACCCAGTATACTGCACACATCTTGTGTTTTAGCTTTGATGTTCCAAGAGGATTGGCGACTTCAAAGTCATCAATGTAAAGTACAAGAGCAATTGTAAACTCATCTTTTGCAAGAAATGGATTTTCAGTAAAGTATTGCCCATCAGCATATGATCTGAATTCCTGAGGGACATGTACTTTCTCTGACATAGCTTTGTCTAAAACATCAGTTTTGTTAAGCAACTTCTGTAGCATAGGAACAATGGGAACATATGCAAGAGTTTTTTTGCCTTTCTCCACAACATATTCAATTGGATTTACCAGTGGAAACTCTCTACGCACATAGGCTGCTCTTTTTTTGGCAGTTCCTAAAGGTCCATCTTTGGAACAATGTGTCATCATGTTACTTTCTGACACAGCACTGATAATCTCTTTAATAACAGTCTCATCCATGTCAGcacaatatttgtttaatatgcCTCTGACTCTGTGTTGTACAAGTGGTTGTGAGAGCTTATTGATTTGACAGAGCTGCTCTATCACATCTTGCACTGAACTCTCTGGTATGTGTAAAACAGTGTGCATCTTTAGTAGTAAAGATGCCAAGTTGTGCTGAAGCTGTTTTTCTAAATCGTGCAGATCAGATTCAGTTACCTCATTCAACTCTTCTGTGTCCTCAATATCATCAGCATCTGACATCTGCTCTTGTGAAGCATTACTGTCATGGCTTATAATATTGTCACCAACAATTTCTGATTTAAACCTCTTTGAGATCTGTTGTTTGTGTACTTTACTCTTGTGTGCTTTGAAGGTGGAGTAAACACTGCTTTCAAAATTACAGTCTTCATAAGGGCATCTGACTTTATGATTTACTTTTAGATGTGCACGATGCAGATGAGTGAAAAAGTCACTCTCTGAACAAGACTCTGTAAATCCACACGACAGACAACTAAACTTAGTTGGTATACTTTGTTGCTGATTTGGAGTTTTTGGGTGAATGCGGGATAGGTGAACTTTTAGtgcatttaatgatttaaatgtgcACAGACATTTCTGATGTAAACAAGGAAAAGGCTCGGTTCTGGTATAACCTCCGTGTTTTAGCCTGTAATGTTTAAACAATTGTGCTCTTTTTTCACAGCTAAAAGGACAATACTTGCACTTCCAAATCATTATTTCATCTGTCTTTAGACTTAACTCtaataatttatctttattttcccTGCAAATGAGCAAACATTAACAACATTTACCTTACGAAACCTAACAGACTGGAAAAGTCTGAACACTGACATCACATTTATTATTTTGCTAGTTTACGGCGAATTAGCTTTAATATAGGGCATTTTTAGTCACATATACATCTTAAGATACACATATTCGCTTACGTTGTCTTAAAGGAACTTACCAGATAATAGGACTTGGTAAACCGCGTAAAACAGCCGCGTTCCCGCGATCTTCTTAGAAAAAAACGCCGCTTGCAGCCGACCGGGTGAAAGCCTAAAGGCAGTGAAACAGGTTAAAATCGCGTTTTACTGCAAGCAATCAGCAACTATCTAGCGTTAACGCTAACTGATCTATCGTTAAATATCGCTTAGTTGTGGATAAAAAGCCAACGAacctgtaaatgtaaaaataaatgtttccaCCGCTGCCTCAAAACCCCTCCCCTCACAGTTAGCTAAATAAACATTATACAGATAAGTTAGCCAGTGTCTAAAAATGTCCGTCGAAATGGCGAAATTTTAAATGAGGTTTTTACAACTCTCGGAGTTAAACTCACCTTCCAGTTCTTTGCAAGCAGTGCCTGAATCCACACAACCGCAACCAAAGGCAGAAACCGTCGACTCAGTGCGTGGCTGAAATCAATTTtggactgtttttgttttgttttatatgtctGTATTTGTGTGAAAGAGCAGGCTGCAATAAAGACGGTTAAAATAACGAAAACATGCACACTGATACCTTAAGCAACTGCTCATTACTCTGTTAATAGACAGGAAGAAGAGGTGTGGTCTGGTCAATAACTTTTCAATTTAAGTTTATTGTACTTCAAATTATTTGCACATTGGACTATGCCAACAAATTAGTAGAATATACTTAAAATTATAAAGTGATATCatcaaacttttttgttttagtgtaTTATGCTTAAATATTTAAGTAGAAACTAAATCCGGGCTAACAGTGTACCAGTGCACGAGAGAGACCGTGTTCACTCCACTCTGCGctaaactaatgtttttttttttttaaataattgaacatCTTCACATCGCGAGACACAACAAATCGATTATGAAATTGGTTGCCAATGCTTTTAGTAATAGGTTTCTATTGATTTAATtgattcgttgttgcagccctatGTTTGCGACCTtttcacttaattttattttctcaataatggatttatttttactttaatgctgctctgaaaactaaaatatattatctGTTATGTAAATGCTCCAGAATGAGTACAATTCTTTATTAAATCTCCTATTGCCTGGTATGTCGTGTATATAAATGCGATCAGTTTAATCATTGTATATCTACTGATCTAttaatgttttgttcagtttctccatttgaatgaattaattgttttaccCCCACATTTTGGGTGGATTTAATTTGATATCTATACTACCTTTTAATTAATAATGGTAAAAACTAATTCATAATAGAATAATACTGAATTTAAATGCCGTCTTCTTGGTGGTATTTTTGCAATTGtaaagttttataatgattttgttcGATTAGTATGAGTCATATACAACACTGTATTCTATATAGAAACAAATGTCAGCAGTAGAATGTgaatatgaatgtgtttgtgaatcAGCTGTCTAAAGTAACACAGCAAAACAcccacagttttatttatttttttattcttcaggacataaaatatgaaacataatctgacaaaataaaaatgttaacatcGTAAATCTTTATTTGACAAATACTGACAGGTACATATCAACTTCATCTGTAGTGAAGACAGCAACACAAAGCAATACTCAGTTTAAAGTCCCATTTTCTCAGTTATAGCGGAAATCTGGATGATCTgagttttttttagatgtcagaTGTCTCACCTTGGATGCAGACAACAAAAAACAGCCGTAGTCACAGTCTAACCGTATCTGAATCGAACGCGTTCTAAAGTGAAACAATGACGTGCTTCAGTGCGGACATCACAACTAAAGTATATGAACCCCATGCTGCAGAGATTATTTCTAACAGGCAGTATATACAACTGTCCGTGTGAACGATCGCTGGGCGATTGATTTGCACGGATCTAAAGAGTCGATTCTTTTGAAGTcctctttaaataaatctttaattCCTTCAGagctaattttaaacatttgctGCGTCTCAATCCGTATACTATCCGTCCTAAATggtaatttgaaaataaaaattgagTACGTCCCaaatcatagtatgttgaaaagagtatgcccgGATAGTTTATTTTTTGGTAAAGTTTTCAGgtgtagaagcgtccatactctaaTTAATCCTGTAATAATATTGCATATGTCCACTCTGCCAAGGAAAGATCTGTG
This portion of the Danio rerio strain Tuebingen ecotype United States chromosome 3, GRCz12tu, whole genome shotgun sequence genome encodes:
- the LOC137490193 gene encoding sterile alpha motif domain-containing protein 3-like isoform X2, with the protein product MAMEQKLTMRVIVSEGDIRKMTMNPRPYILEDLISWLKGTLQTNYNFTLQYQDPEFNNELCNLTDLSELPDKPTIKIIPIIELVPVPGGSELCSDTSSQADTEILSISLDRSSQWPEVFEIPKFQVDVEYRLRQGNLQYLRDATFLKVTKELKHDILEKLAETMYAFKAYPTKEDFETVAKALVQTHPCLKETGSPSGWNGWKNSLKFKMGNYRTKMRQLGRLDVTVNGGKRGSGTTNGDPPNTQIKKPKKGEINFLPDFPEGMNDQNMEVAREVLVNEMMKTKPMESLVKKEMDVTFAFRRKEIVNEKPAISQVVHRWPALFTENQVYYEFGRVVGKNLRENFLDALDHLSPSLMDLFKKKKGLTGQLLAELLCQTKTTEPTDVRCLCLRGLPVILGDDPSAFFKACFDTADNDMYKQTPVGLLFIGEEKLKLNPSKVGIILEGNVVMDDLANLPQAFCVLFGLIYALHLDYPRYVKNTFCFVQQVMFNLGKSELAPKIQTLKNQLAV
- the LOC137490193 gene encoding uncharacterized protein isoform X1, coding for MIWKCKYCPFSCEKRAQLFKHYRLKHGGYTRTEPFPCLHQKCLCTFKSLNALKVHLSRIHPKTPNQQQSIPTKFSCLSCGFTESCSESDFFTHLHRAHLKVNHKVRCPYEDCNFESSVYSTFKAHKSKVHKQQISKRFKSEIVGDNIISHDSNASQEQMSDADDIEDTEELNEVTESDLHDLEKQLQHNLASLLLKMHTVLHIPESSVQDVIEQLCQINKLSQPLVQHRVRGILNKYCADMDETVIKEIISAVSESNMMTHCSKDGPLGTAKKRAAYVRREFPLVNPIEYVVEKGKKTLAYVPIVPMLQKLLNKTDVLDKAMSEKVHVPQEFRSYADGQYFTENPFLAKDEFTIALVLYIDDFEVANPLGTSKLKHKMCAVYWVIANIPSKYRSTLSSIQLALLCNTSTVKECGYAKVFQPLIYDLKLLEQNGVYLEQLGASVKGTVLYVAADNLAAHSLAGFLESFTVDKFCRFCVASSRDTQQQEMAMEQKLTMRVIVSEGDIRKMTMNPRPYILEDLISWLKGTLQTNYNFTLQYQDPEFNNELCNLTDLSELPDKPTIKIIPIIELVPVPGGSELCSDTSSQADTEILSISLDRSSQWPEVFEIPKFQVDVEYRLRQGNLQYLRDATFLKVTKELKHDILEKLAETMYAFKAYPTKEDFETVAKALVQTHPCLKETGSPSGWNGWKNSLKFKMGNYRTKMRQLGRLDVTVNGGKRGSGTTNGDPPNTQIKKPKKGEINFLPDFPEGMNDQNMEVAREVLVNEMMKTKPMESLVKKEMDVTFAFRRKEIVNEKPAISQVVHRWPALFTENQVYYEFGRVVGKNLRENFLDALDHLSPSLMDLFKKKKGLTGQLLAELLCQTKTTEPTDVRCLCLRGLPVILGDDPSAFFKACFDTADNDMYKQTPVGLLFIGEEKLKLNPSKVGIILEGNVVMDDLANLPQAFCVLFGLIYALHLDYPRYVKNTFCFVQQVMFNLGKSELAPKIQTLKNQLAV